A DNA window from Sphingopyxis macrogoltabida contains the following coding sequences:
- a CDS encoding DUF1244 domain-containing protein, with protein MSCSDDQIPANDALDSLDDAVAAAAFRRLVRLLQHRSDAANIDLMGLAGFCRNCLGDWIAEAGDLEKEAGRAIVHGMPTAEWKALHHTAATAEQLKRMEESMAKNP; from the coding sequence ATGTCCTGCAGCGACGACCAGATCCCCGCGAACGATGCGCTCGACAGTCTCGACGATGCGGTGGCCGCCGCGGCCTTCCGTCGCCTCGTGCGGCTGCTCCAGCACCGCAGCGATGCCGCGAATATCGACCTGATGGGGCTCGCCGGTTTCTGCCGCAATTGCCTCGGCGACTGGATCGCCGAGGCGGGCGACCTCGAAAAGGAAGCCGGCCGCGCGATCGTTCACGGCATGCCGACCGCCGAATGGAAAGCGCTGCATCACACTGCGGCGACCGCCGAACAGCTTAAGCGGATGGAAGAAAGCATGGCGAAGAATCCCTGA
- a CDS encoding DUF2312 domain-containing protein, producing MSEATTTDQQLRLFIERVERLEEEKKGIADDIRDTYNEAKSNGYDPKIMRQIVRLRKMPIHDRKEMEAILDVYKSALGID from the coding sequence ATGAGCGAAGCCACCACCACCGACCAGCAACTGCGCCTGTTCATCGAGCGCGTCGAACGGTTGGAAGAAGAGAAAAAGGGCATCGCCGACGATATCCGCGACACCTATAACGAAGCCAAGAGCAACGGCTATGATCCCAAGATCATGCGCCAGATCGTGCGCCTGAGGAAAATGCCGATCCACGACCGCAAGGAAATGGAAGCGATCCTCGACGTTTATAAATCGGCGCTCGGCATCGACTGA
- a CDS encoding heavy metal-binding domain-containing protein, whose product MFSTTTNNVEGRPVREYLGIVTGEVIVGANLFRDLFASITDIVGGRSGKYEDVLARARKEAIAEMEAEATRLGGNAVIGVDLDYEVLGQNGSMLMVSASGTAVVV is encoded by the coding sequence ATGTTCAGCACCACCACCAATAATGTCGAAGGCCGTCCGGTCCGCGAATATCTGGGCATCGTCACCGGCGAGGTGATCGTCGGCGCCAACCTGTTCCGCGACCTGTTCGCGAGCATCACCGACATCGTCGGCGGCCGTTCGGGCAAATATGAGGACGTCCTCGCCCGTGCGCGCAAGGAAGCGATCGCCGAGATGGAGGCCGAAGCGACGCGCCTCGGCGGCAATGCGGTGATCGGCGTCGATCTCGATTACGAGGTGCTCGGCCAGAACGGCTCGATGCTGATGGTCTCCGCCAGCGGAACGGCCGTGGTTGTCTGA
- a CDS encoding YebC/PmpR family DNA-binding transcriptional regulator: MAGHSKFKNIMHRKGAQDKKRSSLFSKLSREITVAAKMGLPDPDANARLRAAVNAAKAQSMPKDNIQRAIDKAAGNDGDNYEEIRYEGYGPGGVSLIVEALTDNRNRTATNVRTAFSKNGGNLGTSGSVSHGFDRLGLINYGASAGDADTVFEAALDAGADDVESSEDGHDIWTSVDSLHEVAKALETKLGEAEGVKLAWKPTLKSEVGDESVAQTLFKLIDTLDDDDDVQTVWGNYEIPDAVMEKLG, from the coding sequence GTGGCCGGCCATAGTAAATTCAAGAACATCATGCACCGCAAGGGTGCGCAGGACAAAAAGCGCAGCAGCCTCTTCTCGAAGCTCAGCCGGGAAATCACCGTCGCGGCGAAGATGGGCCTGCCCGATCCCGACGCGAACGCGCGCCTGCGCGCCGCGGTCAACGCCGCCAAGGCGCAGTCGATGCCGAAGGACAATATCCAGCGCGCGATCGACAAGGCGGCCGGCAACGACGGCGATAATTACGAAGAAATCCGCTACGAAGGCTATGGCCCCGGCGGCGTATCGCTGATCGTCGAGGCGCTGACCGACAACCGCAACCGCACCGCGACCAACGTGCGCACCGCCTTCAGCAAGAACGGCGGCAACCTCGGCACCAGCGGCAGCGTCAGCCACGGCTTCGACCGGCTCGGCCTCATCAACTATGGCGCGAGCGCGGGCGACGCCGACACGGTGTTCGAAGCCGCGCTGGATGCCGGCGCCGACGACGTCGAATCGTCCGAGGACGGCCACGACATCTGGACCAGCGTCGACAGCCTGCACGAAGTCGCAAAGGCGCTCGAAACGAAGCTCGGCGAGGCCGAAGGCGTCAAGCTGGCGTGGAAGCCGACGCTGAAGAGCGAAGTCGGCGACGAAAGCGTCGCGCAGACCTTGTTCAAGCTGATCGACACGCTCGACGACGACGACGATGTCCAGACCGTCTGGGGCAATTATGAAATCCCCGACGCGGTGATGGAGAAGCTCGGCTGA
- the ruvC gene encoding crossover junction endodeoxyribonuclease RuvC, with product MIILGLDPSLSCTGWGVIRVEGSRISHIANGQVKTDAKASLPDRLAYLDTVLAAVIADHVPACAAVEEVFVNDNPQSTLKLAHARGVVLLGCARSGLAVTEYAPRLVKKAIVGTGGAAKEQVQAMLRVLLPGAKVAGADAADALAVAICHANHRPRL from the coding sequence CTGATCATCCTCGGCCTCGATCCCTCGCTCAGTTGTACCGGCTGGGGCGTCATCCGCGTCGAGGGCAGCCGGATCAGCCATATCGCCAATGGGCAGGTAAAGACCGACGCGAAGGCGTCCCTGCCCGACCGGCTCGCCTATCTCGATACGGTGCTCGCGGCGGTGATCGCCGATCATGTACCGGCGTGCGCAGCGGTCGAAGAGGTGTTCGTCAACGACAATCCGCAATCGACGCTGAAGCTCGCGCACGCCCGCGGCGTGGTGCTGCTGGGCTGCGCGCGGAGCGGACTCGCGGTCACCGAATATGCGCCCCGGCTGGTCAAGAAGGCGATCGTCGGCACCGGCGGGGCGGCGAAGGAGCAGGTGCAGGCGATGCTGCGCGTGCTGCTCCCCGGCGCCAAGGTGGCGGGGGCCGACGCCGCCGACGCGCTCGCGGTCGCGATCTGCCACGCAAACCACCGCCCGCGCCTCTGA
- the ruvA gene encoding Holliday junction branch migration protein RuvA: protein MIAKLTGRLDSSGAGHAVIDVGGVGYLVEASARTLDALGPVGGEVTIHTEMLVGEDFLRLLGFAKAEERDWFRLLTSVQGVGAKVALAILSALEIGDLQRALASGDSAMIARANGVGPKLAQRITHELKDKAGALGGIAGSGAALSATAGPLGDAVAALTGLGFKPGEASAAVAAASEELGAAASLDALVRIALKKAAK from the coding sequence ATGATCGCGAAACTCACCGGACGGCTCGATTCCAGCGGCGCAGGCCATGCGGTGATCGACGTCGGCGGCGTGGGCTATCTGGTCGAAGCCTCGGCACGCACATTGGACGCGCTTGGCCCTGTCGGCGGCGAGGTCACCATCCACACCGAAATGCTCGTCGGCGAGGATTTTCTGCGCCTGCTCGGCTTCGCCAAGGCCGAGGAACGCGACTGGTTCCGCCTGCTTACCAGCGTTCAGGGTGTCGGCGCCAAGGTCGCGCTCGCCATCCTCTCGGCGCTCGAAATCGGCGATTTGCAGCGCGCCCTTGCGAGCGGCGACAGCGCGATGATCGCGCGCGCCAACGGCGTCGGGCCCAAGCTCGCGCAGCGAATCACGCATGAACTGAAGGACAAGGCGGGCGCGCTCGGCGGGATTGCCGGTTCGGGGGCCGCCCTATCCGCCACCGCCGGCCCGCTCGGCGACGCGGTTGCAGCGCTAACCGGGCTGGGCTTCAAGCCCGGCGAAGCGAGCGCTGCGGTTGCGGCGGCGAGCGAAGAACTGGGTGCGGCTGCCAGCCTCGACGCGTTGGTACGCATAGCGCTCAAAAAGGCGGCAAAGTGA
- a CDS encoding GFA family protein, whose protein sequence is MNSIIRNASCRCGQLRITCTGEPIRVSVCHCRNCKARSGSAFSAQARFPADQVRIEGEAKLYQHAGGSGTLADFYFCKDCGSTLWFLNRPELDSYAVPIGNFEPGHDFEPQFSVYEDRQLPWVCILGEAIERYD, encoded by the coding sequence ATGAACAGCATCATCCGCAACGCCTCCTGCCGCTGTGGCCAGCTCCGCATTACCTGCACCGGCGAGCCGATCCGCGTGTCCGTCTGCCACTGTCGCAATTGCAAGGCGCGGAGCGGAAGCGCCTTTTCCGCACAGGCGCGCTTCCCTGCCGATCAGGTTCGCATCGAAGGCGAAGCGAAATTGTACCAACATGCCGGCGGCAGCGGCACTCTCGCGGACTTCTACTTTTGTAAGGACTGCGGCTCAACGCTCTGGTTTCTCAACCGCCCGGAACTCGACAGCTATGCCGTGCCGATCGGCAATTTCGAACCCGGCCATGACTTCGAGCCGCAATTTTCAGTCTATGAGGATCGTCAGTTACCTTGGGTTTGTATCCTCGGCGAGGCAATAGAACGGTATGACTGA
- the ruvB gene encoding Holliday junction branch migration DNA helicase RuvB encodes MTEPALTTPIRTPEDADAALRPKSLAEFVGQAAARENLRIFVEAAKSRGDALDHVLFFGPPGLGKTTLAQIVAKELGVGFRSTSGPVIAKAGDLAALLTNLEDGDVLFIDEIHRLSPAVEEILYPAMEDRALDIMIGEGPSARSVRIDLPKFTLVGATTRQGLLTTPLRDRFGIPVRLNFYTHAELEQVITRAARLLALPIASDGALEIAKRSRGTPRIAGRLLRRVRDFATVAGHAVVDAKAADAALNRLEVDALGLDAMDRRYLTMIADIYRGGPVGVETLAAGLSEPRDTIEDVVEPYLLQIGLIARTARGRMLNASAWKHLGLNPPAGSQDGLFDQQK; translated from the coding sequence ATGACTGAGCCCGCCCTCACCACCCCGATCCGCACCCCCGAGGATGCCGATGCCGCGCTGCGGCCGAAGTCGCTTGCCGAGTTCGTCGGGCAGGCGGCGGCGCGCGAGAACCTCCGTATCTTCGTCGAAGCTGCGAAGTCGCGCGGCGACGCGCTCGACCATGTGCTGTTCTTCGGCCCGCCGGGGCTCGGCAAGACGACCCTCGCGCAGATCGTCGCGAAGGAGCTCGGCGTGGGTTTCCGCTCGACCAGCGGCCCGGTGATCGCCAAGGCGGGCGACCTCGCCGCGCTGCTCACCAATCTCGAGGACGGCGACGTGCTGTTCATCGACGAAATCCACCGCCTGTCGCCTGCGGTCGAGGAGATTCTCTACCCGGCGATGGAGGACCGCGCGCTCGACATCATGATCGGCGAAGGACCGTCGGCGCGCAGCGTCCGCATCGACCTGCCCAAATTCACCCTCGTCGGCGCGACGACGCGGCAGGGTCTGCTGACGACGCCGCTGCGCGACCGTTTCGGCATTCCGGTGCGGCTCAATTTCTATACCCATGCCGAACTCGAACAGGTGATTACGCGCGCCGCGCGGCTGCTCGCGCTGCCGATCGCGTCCGACGGCGCGCTCGAGATCGCGAAGCGCTCGCGCGGCACGCCGCGCATCGCCGGGCGACTGCTCCGCCGCGTGCGCGATTTCGCGACCGTCGCGGGGCATGCGGTGGTCGATGCGAAGGCGGCCGATGCGGCGCTCAACCGGCTGGAGGTCGACGCGCTCGGGCTCGATGCGATGGACCGGCGCTATCTGACGATGATCGCCGATATCTATCGCGGCGGGCCGGTCGGGGTCGAAACCCTCGCGGCCGGATTGTCGGAGCCGCGCGACACGATCGAGGATGTCGTCGAACCCTATCTGCTGCAGATCGGGCTGATCGCGCGCACCGCGCGCGGCCGCATGCTCAACGCCAGCGCATGGAAGCATCTGGGGCTCAATCCGCCCGCCGGATCGCAGGACGGACTATTCGATCAGCAAAAATAG
- a CDS encoding YbgC/FadM family acyl-CoA thioesterase — translation MVNVPPPFVPGAFVGAAHHYRARVYFEDTDLSGIVYHANYLRYMERARSDMLRLAGIDQRAAMDAGEGAWAVTDLAIKYRSPAKLDDDLLVVSTVEAVRGASVIIAQRILRGTDTLSGETLTPTILTEAQVTAAFLSPGGRPRRQPAGWADRFTAIMNGENIPC, via the coding sequence ATGGTAAACGTCCCGCCCCCTTTCGTCCCCGGCGCCTTCGTCGGGGCTGCGCATCATTACCGGGCGCGCGTCTACTTCGAGGATACCGACCTCAGCGGCATCGTCTATCACGCCAATTACCTGCGTTACATGGAACGCGCGCGATCGGACATGCTGCGCCTTGCGGGCATCGACCAGCGCGCCGCGATGGACGCCGGCGAGGGCGCGTGGGCCGTCACCGACCTTGCGATCAAATATCGCAGCCCCGCAAAGCTCGACGACGACCTGCTCGTCGTCAGCACCGTGGAGGCGGTGCGCGGGGCAAGCGTGATCATCGCGCAGCGCATCCTTCGCGGGACTGACACGTTAAGCGGCGAGACATTAACGCCTACCATACTGACCGAAGCGCAGGTCACGGCAGCCTTCCTGTCGCCCGGGGGGCGGCCACGCCGCCAGCCGGCAGGCTGGGCCGACCGGTTTACCGCCATCATGAATGGAGAGAATATCCCTTGCTAG
- the tolQ gene encoding protein TolQ: MLDNIKLAADAATLSPIALFLQADWIVKGVMIGLLLASIYVWAVIFTHGRSVGKLMGASERFERDFWRAGNLDKFYDENGREELPSAKILAAGISEWRRSTAGKNVDRDGTRERLGIAMNAAIAGEVDRLAEKIGTLATIGSVAPFVGLFGTVWGIMRSFTAIAASNNSSLAVVAPGIAEALFATAIGLFAAIPAVIAYNAFSQRLNRLESRLGRFADGLHATFSRELEVEA, encoded by the coding sequence TTGCTAGACAATATCAAGCTGGCCGCCGACGCGGCGACGCTGTCCCCCATCGCGCTGTTCCTGCAGGCCGACTGGATCGTGAAGGGCGTGATGATCGGGCTGCTTCTGGCCTCCATTTATGTCTGGGCGGTGATTTTCACCCACGGCCGCAGCGTCGGCAAGCTGATGGGCGCGTCCGAACGGTTCGAACGCGATTTCTGGCGCGCCGGCAATCTCGACAAATTCTATGACGAGAACGGCCGCGAGGAATTGCCCAGCGCCAAGATCCTCGCCGCCGGAATCAGCGAATGGCGGCGCTCGACCGCGGGCAAGAATGTCGACCGCGACGGTACGCGAGAACGGCTGGGCATCGCGATGAACGCCGCGATTGCGGGCGAGGTCGACAGGCTGGCCGAAAAGATCGGCACGCTCGCGACGATCGGATCGGTCGCGCCCTTCGTCGGCCTGTTCGGCACCGTCTGGGGCATCATGCGCAGCTTCACGGCGATCGCGGCGTCGAACAACAGCAGCCTCGCCGTTGTCGCGCCGGGCATCGCCGAAGCATTGTTCGCGACCGCGATCGGCCTGTTTGCCGCCATTCCCGCGGTGATCGCGTACAACGCCTTTTCGCAGCGGCTGAACCGGCTCGAATCGCGGCTCGGCCGCTTCGCCGACGGGCTGCACGCCACCTTCAGCCGCGAGCTCGAGGTCGAAGCCTGA
- the tolR gene encoding protein TolR produces MGMTGPSGGIGGRRGRGSRRAPMSEINVTPLVDVMLVLLIIFMITAPLLASAVPVDLPESRAKPVETEEQEPVQLSITGDDTLYIGEEQVSEAELPARLDAIAREQKEGERPRQIMLRADKGLDYGRVMRVMGELNRAGLSRIALVTMGSDTEPAVVTSGSETGQ; encoded by the coding sequence ATGGGCATGACCGGCCCCTCGGGCGGCATCGGCGGACGGCGCGGCCGCGGCAGCCGCCGCGCGCCGATGTCGGAAATCAACGTCACACCGCTCGTCGACGTGATGCTGGTGCTGCTGATCATCTTCATGATCACCGCGCCGCTGCTTGCCTCCGCCGTTCCCGTCGACCTGCCCGAAAGCCGCGCCAAGCCGGTCGAGACCGAGGAGCAGGAACCGGTGCAATTGTCGATCACCGGCGACGACACCCTCTATATCGGCGAGGAACAGGTGAGCGAGGCCGAACTCCCGGCCCGGCTCGACGCCATCGCGCGCGAGCAGAAGGAGGGCGAACGCCCCCGGCAGATCATGCTGCGCGCCGACAAGGGGCTCGATTACGGCCGCGTGATGCGCGTGATGGGCGAACTCAATCGCGCCGGGCTTTCGCGGATCGCGCTGGTGACGATGGGCTCCGACACCGAACCCGCCGTGGTCACCAGCGGTTCAGAAACCGGGCAATAG